DNA from Nitrospina gracilis Nb-211:
CGTTCACGCCTTCCGCGTTGAAGTCTTCGAGGCATTCTTCCAGGATGATCTCGCGCTCGACCTCGATGCTGGGGAACAGGGGATCGGCGAAGAAATCGGAAAACAGTTCCATTCCCCGCTCCAACTGTTCATAATGCGGGCTGAAGTCGTAATGCGTGTGCTCGGTGTAGGTGGAAGCGCGCAGACCGCGGCCGATTTTCTCGAACTCGGTATTGAGCAGAATCGAGTCCGGGTACCTGCGGTTGCCGCGGAACAGCATGTGCTCCAGAAAATGCGAGATGCCGTTGTTCGCGGGCGTCTCGAAGCGCACGCCGGAGCGGATGTACATGCCGATGTCCAGCGTGTGCAGGTGCGGCATCTCCACGGTGACGACGGTCAGTCCGTTTTCGAGCGTGTCGAGGTGCGTCCGGTTTTCTAACGTGTGGGTGGTGTTCATAAATCCTGTTGAAGGGGTGCCGGGAAAATCGACATTATCTCATACAATTTTAACGCGTCCGAGACGGAATTGGAAAATTCATGAACCGACCGGAATGGTGCGAAACGGATTTCCGAAAAGCGGAGGTCTTTCTCGAGGAACACGAAGCGGATCAACCAGATACCGCCCTCTTCGACTGCGGCGACGGGCTGTACGCGGTGATCCCGCGCGGGCTTCCCGCGCTGGGCGTCCGGTTTTACGGCCTGTTCATGCTGGCGCCTCTGCCGGTCCTTCTGGCCAGCGTCGTGGTGCTGGTGCTGTTCGGATTCAAGGATGACGTCACGCTGAACGCCACCACGCTGGGGGTGTTCGCCATCTCGGTGGTGCTGATCATCGGTCTCGTGCGCGTGATGCACCTCATCCTGCAAAACCGCGCGCTGTTTCCACGCAACTATTTCGTCACTCTCGGCAAAAACGGCATCGCCATGCACTACTCGCGCAAGCACTTTCCGTTTCACAACCCGCGCGCGTGGCTCACGTGGCACGACATCAAGTCGGTGGAACCGGGGAACGGGCTGTTCCTGCCCGCGTTTCTGATCGGCCTGCCGTTCATCACCTATCCCAAAGTGCAGGGAGAAAACGGAGTGGAAGTGGATCTTCCCTTTCGCCTGTCCCGCGCCCGGCAGGCGGAACAGATGGAGGCGGTGCTGAGCCTCATCCACAACAACATCGAATGGCGCAAGGCTATTCGAAGTTGACGATAAATTTTTATTTGCGAATTGTTAATTAAAAAATCTTATTACATCAAACCAAAAATATAAAAACATACCCACTGATACAAAAAGAACTAAACGGCTTTTATAGATGCCATACCATAATATAGCACCCAAAATGGCATAATAGATGGAGTTAAGAAGGGCTGGCAACAGCAATAAAACAACAAGAGATTCTTTTGGAGAGGCTCCCATTATTCCCAAAACGGGCGGAAATAAAAGGATATATAAATTAAACCCAAAATCTCCTAAAGGGGAGGCATTTAGAACTATCACGTAAAATAAATAAAGCGCAACAGCAACACAAAATCCGGTTATCGCAAAAGCAAAAACAAACTTTTTAAAGCTTATCTTCACTCTTCTAAATCCCTTTTTTAAATTTAGGGCTCATAAAAGACATAAATGAAATCTCTAATCTAACGCATAGCCAAAATTTAATCCCACCCGCATATTCTATTAATTCAAAAACTATTCGAAGTTGATCGAGTTTTCGCCGAGCAACTCCTCGATCTGTTCGATGACCTCGTCGCAGGGTTTCACTTTGAGAGTGGCCTGCACCGTGCGTTGCCTCGCCGGTCCGCCTTCCGGAAACAGGAAGTGCACCAGCAGTTGGTTGTTTCCCGGATGACGCGCCAGCACGTCCTTCACCGAATGCAGGGTGGTCTTTTCCAGTCCCGGCGTGCGGATGTGGATGTGCACCGTGCCTTTCCAGTAATCCTTCGCTTCGGCCAGCGGACGGATCTCGTTCGCGATCACCTTCGGCCAGTTTTCGTCGGCCTCCACCGTGCCCTTCACCAGAATCGGGCCGTCCTGCTCCAAAATCTCCAGTGAGTTTTTGTACGTCTCCGGCCACACCGTGACCTCCACCGTGCCCTGCAAGTCCTCGAGCGTCATGAGCGCCATCTTGTCGCCCTTCTTCGTCGTCTTGGTGATGATCTTGAACGGCACCCCTGCGATGCTGACTTCCTTGCCATTGGGTCGCTCGGACAGGTTGGCGGAGTTGGCGTCGGTGAACCATGCGATGTCCTTCTGGTACTTCATCAGCGGATGGCCGGACACGTAAAAGCCGATGGTCTCCTTTTCGAATTTCAGGCGGTCGTGGTCGCTCCATTCCTCAACGGGTTCCGACGACACCGAGATCTCCTCTTCCTCTTCGCCCAAAAGATCGAACATACTGGACTGACCCAACTGCCGGTCGCGCTGGCGCGACTGCCCCATGTCCATGTACGCCTGCAGGTGCTTCATCATCCCGGCGCGGCTTTCGCCGACGGAATCGAACGCGCCGCTCTTGATCAGGCTTTCGATGACGCGCTTGTTCACCTTGTTCAGGTCCACCGACTCGCAGAACTGCTTGAGCGAGGTGAACTCACCCACCTGGTTGCGCGTTTCGATGATGATGTCGATGGCCGACGCGCCGACGTTCTTGATCGCACCCAGCCCGAACACCAGCTTGTCCTCGTAAATGGAGAAGTCGCGGAAACTGCGGTTGACGTCCGGCGGCATCATCTGGATGCCCATCTCGCGGCAGTCGTTGATGTAGCGGATCACCTTGTCGGTGTTGTCCATTTCGCTGGAGATCAGCGCGCCGAAAAACTGCAGCGGGTAATGCGCTTTCAGATACGCGGTCTGGTAAGAGATGAGGGCATACGCGGCGCTGTGCGACTTGTTAAACCCGTAGCCCGCGAATTTTTCCATCAGGTCGAAGATGCGCTCCGACTTCTTGTCCGGGATCTTGTTCTTGTGACTGCCCTGGTAGAACTTCTCGCGCTGTTGCGCCATCTCCTCCGGCTTTTTCTTGCCCATGGCGCGGCGCAGGAGATCCGCGTCGCCCAGCGTGAATCCCGCCAGCACGTTGGCGATCTTCATCACCTGTTCCTGGTAGAGGATGACGCCGTGCGTCTCTTGCAGGATGTCCTTCAACTGCGGCAGTTCGTATTTCTCTTCCAGCGTGCCGTGCTTGCGCTTCACGTAGTCGTCCACCATGCCGCTTTCCAGGGGACCCGGGCGGAACAGCGCAAGGAGGGCGATGATGTCCTCAAAGCTGTCCGGCTTCATCTTGAGCAGAAGGTCGCGCATACCGGAGCTTTCCAACTGGAACACGCCGCGCGTTCTGGCTTCGCTCAACAGCTTATAGGTCTCCGCATCGTCTTTCGGGATGGCGTCGAGGTCGAGTTCCGTGCCTTCCGACTCGCGGATCAGTCTGAGCGCGTTGTGAATGACGGTGAGCGTGCGCAGGCCGAGGAAGTCCATCTTCAACAACCCCAGCTTTTCGATATTGTTCATCGAGAACTGGGTCACGATTTCGTCGTTGTTGCCCTTGTACAGCGGCAGGAATTCCGTGAGCGGTTTGGGCGAGATGACCACCCCCGCCGCGTGGGTCGAGCAGTGGCGCGGCAGGCCTTCCAGCTTGAGCGCGACGTTTAGAAGCTCCTCGATGTTTTCGTTTTCCTTCGACATCTCCTTGAAACGCGGCTCCTCGTTCATCGCGTCGGTGAGCGTGATGTTGAGCCGGTTCGGCACCAGCTTGGCGATCTTGTCCACCTCGCCGTAGGTCATTCCCAGCACGCGGCCGACGTCGCGGATGACGCCTTTCGCGTTCATGCTTCCGAAGGTGATGATCTGCGTCACGAAATCGTGCCCGCCGTATTTGTCCGTGACGTAGCGGATGACTTCGTCGCGTTTTTCCATGCAGAAGTCGATGTCGATATCCGGCATGCTGACGCGCTCCGGATTCAGAAAACGTTCGAACAGCAGGCCGTACTGGATGGGGTCGAGGTTGGTGATGCGGAGCGAATAGGCGACAAGGCTCCCCGCCGCCGAACCACGGCCCGGCCCAACGGGAATGCCATGCTCCCGCGCATAGCGGATGAAGTCCCACACGATGAGAAAGTAACCCGGATAGCCCATCTTCTTGATGATGGCGAGTTCTTCTTCCAGCCGGTCTTCGTACACCGTGCGGTCGTACGCCTGCCCCGCCTTGTCCATTTCCTCGTACCGCTCTTTCAATCCCAGCCGCGACTGTTCTTCCAGGTAGGAATAGAGCGTGTGCGCTTCCGGCACCGGATACTCCGGTAGGTTGTCCCGTCCCGTTTCGAGATCGAAGTTGCAACGCTCGGCGATTTTGATGGTGTTCTCGATCGCTTCCGGGATGTCCCGGAACAATGCTTCCATCTCCTGCGGCGACTTGAAGTAATACTCGTCCGAGTGGTACTTCATGCGGTATGGGTCGTCCATCGTCTTGCCGGTCTGCAAACAAAGCAGAATCTCGTGCGAACGAAAATCCTCCTTATCGAGGTAATGGCAGTTGTTGGTGGCGACCACGGGGAGGTCGAGTTTCTTGCCGATTTCGATCAGCCCCTTGTTGATGGGCTCCTGCCAGTCCAGCTTGTGGTCCTGCAACTCCAGGTAGAAGTTGTCGTCGCCCATGATCTCCTTGTACTGCTCCGCCATCTTGAGCGCGCGCGGCAGGTTCTCCTTGTTGATGTAATGGGCGAGTTCGCCGCGGTTGCATGAACTCAGAGCGATCAGTCCGTCCGCGTGCTGGGCGAGCAGTTCCTTGTCGATGCGCGGCTTGTAATAAAATCCTTCCAGATAGCCGGAGGTTACGAGTTTCACGAGGTTCTCGTAACCGGTCTGGTTGCGGGCGAGCAGGATGAGGTGGTGCGCGGCGTCGCGCAGGCGGAAGTTGTCGTCTTTCTTCAACCGGCTTTCCGGCGCGACGTACACCTCGCACCCGATAATGGGCTTGAGGCCGTGCTTGCGTGCGCCCTGGTAGAACTCCATTGCCCCGAACAGGTTGCCGTGGTCGGTCATCGTCACCGCCGGCATCTTGAACTCCTCGGCGCGTTTGAACAGCGCCTCGTGGCGGAGAGACGAATCCAGCAGGCTGAAATGCGTGTGCACGTGCAGGTGCACGAAATTGGAATGACGCATGGGGCGTTCTGTCTTTACAAAAGTTGATCGAACCGGAGTGACCGGTCAGTCCAGCAGTTTTTCAAACGGCACGTATTCCATACCCAGCGCCTCGGCCACCACCGGGTGCGTGACGTGCCCCTTGTACACGTTGAGTCCGTGGCGGAGCGGCCGGCTTTCCACCAACGCCGTCTTGAATCCCTTATGCGCCAGTTCCCTGGCGTAAGGCAGGGTGGCGTTGGTCAGGGCGTAGGTGGACGTGCGCGCCACCGCGCCCGGCATGTTGGCCACGCAGTAGTGAATGACCCCCTCCACCTCGAAGATCGGGTCCGAGTGCGTCGTCGGGCGCGAGGTCTCCAGGATGCCGCCCTGGTCGATGCCCACATCCACGACCACCGATCCGGTGCGCATGCTCTTCAGCATGTCACGCGTGATGAGTTTCGGCGACCTCGCGCCCGTCAGCAGAACCGCACCAATGACGAGGTCCGCCATCGCCGTGTACTCACACAGATTGAGTTTGTTCGACATGATGGTCTTCACGCGCCCATTGAAGATGTCATCGATGAAACGCAGGCGTTCGAGGTCGATGTCCAGCAAGGTCACCCGCGCGCTGGTGCCGATGGCCATCTTCGCCGCGTTCATGCCGACGATGCCGCCACCGATGATGACGATGTGACCCGGATCGACCCCCGGCACGCCACCCAGCAGGATGCCGCGTCCGCCGTTTTCGCGCTCGAGGTATTTCGCGCCCTCGTGCACGGACATGCGTCCCGCCACCTCGCTCATCGGCACGAGGAGCGGCAGGGAGCCGTCTTCCATTTGAACCGTTTCGTACGCGATGCCCGCCACCTTGCGGTCGAGCAGGCCCTGCGTCAACTCCGGCGCCGGCGCCAGGTGCAGGTAAGTGTACAGGATCTGGTTTTCGCGCAGACGCGGAAACTCCTCCGGCAGGGGTTCCTTGACCTTGATGATCATGTCTGCCTGCTCGAACACCTCCTTGCAGGAAAGGATTTTCGCTCCCGTGCGGGCGTAATCGTCGTCGGTGATGCCGCTCCCCTCCCCCGCCGTTTCTTCCACCAGCACGGTGTGGCCATCGGCGATGAGCTCAGTCACCCCGGCGGGAGTCATGGACACGCGGTATTCATCTTCCTTGATTTCTTTTGGGACGCCAATAATCATGTGAATGCTTTGAGGGAATGGATTGTGGATCAGGAAAACGGTGCTTAAACTGATGAGGAAACGCGATTTCCGGCCGATTGCTATTTACCCGGAAATCCTATAAATTATTACACCAGAATGCACTCCCGCAACATCTAAATTAAGAGGCACCCGGAGGAATTGGAATTGGATGAGGCTGTGAACACCAAATTCGACCAGATGTTTCAGGTCCAGTATTTCGCGCCGGAGAAAATGCTGGATCTGGACGAAAAAGACCTGGGCACGGAGGAATTGAAACACCTCGCGGAATGGGAAACCTTTCCGGAAGTGGAAAAGCTGTACATCAGCAACAACCAGTTGACCGATGCGGCGATCGAAACTCTCGAGCACGTCTCCGGTAATTTGCAGTCTCTTTACCTGAACCACAACCTGCTGGGAGACGGCGCGGCGAGGAGCCTCGCCCGGTCGGAATGGGTGAAACCGCTCAAATGCCTGATGCTGGAGGCCAACGCCATCACCGCCGAAGGCGCAAAGGCGCTGGCGGAATCGAAACACTTTCAGAACCTGGAAGAATTGTTTCTCGACTTCAATCCCATCGGCCCCGAAGGCGTGAAGGCCATTGCCGAGTCGCCCAATTTTCCGAAACTCAAGGCGCTTCACCTGGACAGCACGCAGATGGGAAACGCCGGGGCCGTGGCGCTGGCGAACTCCAAAACACTGACCGGCATCGAGCGCCTCTACCTGTGCTCCAACCGCATCGGCAATGAAGGCGCGCTGGCGCTTTCCCGGTCGGAGAACCTCAAAACCCTGCGGGTGCTCAGCATCTGGCGGAACGAAATCCGCGACGCGGGCGGGCAGGCTATGATTGCTTCCAGCACCTTCGACAAGCTGGAGCGGCTTTACATGAGCCTGAACCTGATGGATCCGCCGGTGATTCAGGAAATTCGCAATTCGGCGCTGGCTCAGCGTCTGGTCACGCTGGTCATGGATTAGGAGGGTTCGACATGGAGTACAAATACACGTACAGCAAGCTGTTCAACGTTCTGTTTCACATTGGCGTGATCTTCAATGTCCTGCTGGTGATCTGGCTTTACCTGGTGTTCTTCAACATCCTTTAGTACAGGGCGGGAAGAGGAGAGTGTCCGGGAGTCAGATGGACTGCATCGTCCGGTCCGGGTGGGATGCGGCCTTGACGAGGGCGTCGTTGTTCACCCAGCACACCTGATTTTCCGGCACCAGGTAGTCGCCCTCTGCGTTGCGGAACGGCTTCCACTGGTTGTTCACATAAATCTCGTTGGGCCGGAAGTTGGCTTTGTAGGCCAGCGAGTGGTTGTGTGAAATGAAGTAGCCCATGTAGTAATAGGCAATGCCCCGCCGCTGACAGAGCTGGATCTGCTTGAGCACGCTGAATGTGCCCAGGCTCATCTGCGGCGCCGGGTTGGTGTAAAACGTGTAGATGGCGGAAAACGAACGCTGGGTCACATCCGCCAGCGCCACCCCCACCAGATCGCCGTTGTAATAATACTCGAACTCCATCCCGAACGGCGTGTTCACATAAAACGACAGGCGGAAGTTCTGCTCGTCCTCGACGTCGTCCTGCAAAGCGTGAAACCGTTTTTTATGCTCAAGGTACAGACGGAATTTCTGCTTGGTGAACTGCGGCAAACCCATGCGGATTTCGATGCCCTCGCAGGCCTTGAGCGCCCGCTTCTGGCTCCGCGTCATGCGGAACTCATCGACCCGCACGCGGATCGGCACGCACTCGTGGCAGGTGCCGCAACGGGGGCGGAAATAGTATTCTCCGAAATGGCGCATGCCGTGCGCCAGCATGTAATCGAACTCCACTTCCGAGATGTCTTCCAGCAGGTACTCCTCGAACAGCGATTGCCGGTCCTTGAAGTAACCGCACTGAAAGGGTTTGGAATCAATAAAATGCGCGAGCATAAAGACAACCCCAGGCGCTTGCCCGGGTGGATCAGATTAGCAGGTCGTTAGTGCAACTCGCTCGAATTTTATACCATTTTCACTGCGAAATGTAGGGTCAAGGCCAGAATCGCGACTACATCTCTGAAAATGCAGACGGAGGACCTCCGCTGGAGGCCCTCGTCCGCCTTCGGCAAACCCCGGCATGGCCGGGCAACCCGTTGTAACCCGGGGGTTTTTGTGCTTTACTTCCGCCGGGAGTGGTTAGAACAAAACATGCTCGAATCGGACAACCCAAACCGGTGACTCACCGGAAACATGGAACCGACCTTGAACGTCTCGGTGATCATCCCGACATGGAACGAATCCCGCCTGCTTCCGGACACGCTGGAACGGCTGAAAGGGATCGCACCATACGAAATCCTAATCGGCGACGGCGGCAGTGACGACGACACGCAAGACATCGCCGAGCGCCACGGCGTGCGCTGTATCGCCTCCGCCCGCGGCCGTGCGGTGCAGATGAACGCCGCCGCCGGACAGGCCCAGGGCGACCTGTTGTTGTTTCTGCACGCCGACAGCCATCTGGATGAGGCAGGATTTCAGCGCATGGTAGCGGTCATGAAGCGGGGACGGCACATCGGCGGCGCGTTCAGCCTGGAAATCGACTCCCCGAAACCCGCTTTACGGACCATTTCCCGCTTGGCCACCCTGCGCTCGCGCTACCTGAACCTGGTATACGGCGATCAGGGCATTTTCGTCCTGCCGGAGGTGTTCCGCGAACTGGGGGGATTTTCGCCTTTGCCCATCTGCGAGGACCTGGATTTCTTCCGCCGCCTCAAAAAACGCGGGCGGACGGTGCTCCTGCGTGAGTCCATCTCCACTTCCGCCCGCCGCTGGCACGCCGAGGGGCTGGTGTGGACCACTTCACGCAACATTCTGATCGCCTCACTGTTTTTAATGGGGTTTTCCCCGACCCGTTTGAGCAAATGGTATCCGCCCAAACGGTGACCCAAAACCCTTGAAAGGCCGAAAGCCTAAATTATATAATGGCTGAAAACATACATCCTTAACCCCACCACCTGGTCACCGGATACTTATGGGTAAGAAACAGTCCAAAAAGAACAAGAAGGCCGCAGCATCGCCTTCAACGAATAAAAAATACACGCTCCCGGCGGTGTTTGCCGCTGTGTTGGGGGCCATTTTGATGGGCGGCTACCTGTTCACCCAGCCCCCGGCCACCCCCGTGGCCTCGGCGACGGGCCACCTGATCGAAACCCGTCCGGTGCTGACCCCGGCCCTGTTCACCGGCAAGGCCGCTCTTGCCTACCGGTACGCGGCGGAAATCCCGAAGGTGATCGACAGCCAGTTCTGCTACTGTTACTGCAAGCGCGATCACGGTCACAAAACGCTCCTGACCTGCTTCACCACCATGCACGGCTCCAAATGCGGCGTCTGCATCGACGAAGTGATCTACGCGTACGAGCTGTACAAATCCGGCAAGACTCTCGATGAAATCGTGAAAGCGGTGGATGACCGGTTTTACCGTCCCTACAAACGGCACCTGTAATTGAACGATCGGACCCAGAAAAATAAAATGGAACACGTCCTGGAAAAGAAACCTGTCAGTGTCTATATCCCGTACTCGCTCCTCGCGGCGGCTCTTCTGTTTATTTTCGTGAAGGCGCTGGACAACGTGCCGCCGAAACCGTTCGAGACGGAATACCCGGCGGAGGCGTTCCTCGCCCCCGGCTTCGAACTGCCCACCCTGAACGGCGGCAAGATATCCCTCAAGGATTACCGCGGGAAGGTGGTGTTCATCAACTTCTGGGCCACCTGGTGCGCCACCTGCAAGGTGGAGATGCCTTCCATGCAGAAGGTGTACGACAAGTTCAAGGACCGGGGATTCGAGATGCTGACCATCAGCGTGGACAAGGACCAGAAACTGATCCAGCCGTTCATGGAAGAATACAACCTCACGTTCCCCGTCCTGCTCGACCCGGATGAGGAAATCGCCAAGCAGGTGTACAAGACCACCGGCGTGCCGGAAACCTTCATCGTCAGCAAAAGCGGCGTTATCGTACACAAGGCCATCGGCCCGCGCGACTGGGCGACGGAAGACGCCATGGCCGCATTCCAGCAACTCGTGGAGCAATCCTGATATGATTCCGTTGCGCATTCTGGTCCTAACGCTTTTCCTGTCCTGCCTGCCCGCTTTCGCCTTCGCTCACGGCGGCGAACAACACGACGATCACGCAACCACCATCGAGGAACAACCCGCCGTCGGCTCTCCCGTCAAACTGATCGAAGACATGCCCATGGACTCGCATGCCGGACATTCGACCGAGCCCGTCGAGTACGGCACAGGAGCGGGCGACGCGGTCGATTACGGCGCGGGATCGGAACTGCCGGGGATGGAACACAGTGCCTCGCCCTCTCTCGGGCTGGAGGACGACCCTCTGGGCCTCGGCGCGGGATCGATGGAATCGACGATGCAGGGGGACATGATGGATCATTCCGGGCACGACATGGCGGGCATGCAGGGAAAGAAACACGTCGAACAGGCGACGCATGAAATGGTCGCCTCGTCCAGCAAGGGCTACGGCCTCGCCGTAGGCCTCACCGTCTTATCCGGTCTGGTTGCCGGCATCTTGTTTCTCAAGCGCCCGACCGATTCTTAATTTCCGGCTCCCATACCGGCAAACCCCGGAGGCCGTTCATGGCGAATGGAATCGTTGAGACAGTGAAAAACCGGCTCGGCTACAAGGAGCTGGAGTACCCCATCCCCGAACACGCCAACACCATCCGCTACTCGCTGGGCGGTATGACGCTGTCGTCCTTCTCCATCCTTCTCATCACCGGCATCCTGCTGGCGCAGTTTTACGTGCCGAATCCCGAACGCGCCAACGCCAGTGTGCATTACCTGGTGGACCAGGTGTATCTGGGATGGTTCCTGCGCGGCCTGCATTTCTGGGCGGCGGAGGCGTTGACCGTCACCCTGCTTTTGCACATGATCCGCGTCGCGCACACGGCGGCGTACAAGGCCCCGCGCGAAGTCAACTGGCTGATCGGCGTGGGATTGCTTTTGATGATGGTCGGCTTCCTGTTCACCGGCACCGTGCTCAAGTGGGACCAGGAAGCGTACGAGGCGCTCATGCACTTCAACTGGGTGGCGGACAACCTGGGCATCCTTGGCTACCCGCTGACGGAGAAGTTCGCACAGGGAGTGCCGATCCTCAACCGCGTGTACATGGCGCACATCAGCCTGCTACCTGTCATCACCATTCCGTTGCTCGGACTGCACCTGTTCTACATCAAGTACCACAAGCTGTCGCCCCTGCCGGGTCAGCCGGAGGTGGGTGAGACTCATAAAACCTCGGGCGAGATGGACACGCCGCCGGTGGTCCAGCGGCACATGCCGTTCACCCGTCATCTTCAATACCTGAACATGGCGGGCGCAGGAGTGTTCTTCATCGTCTGCCTGCTGGCGCTCACCATCGCACCGCCGTTGGGCGACCAGCCGGTGTTCGGGATGGAGGTCACGAAGCCGCCGTGGCAGTTCGTCTGGATCTACGCGCTGGAAAATTTGTGGGTGCCGTTTCTGATCGTCGCGCCCGCGCTCATCGTGCTGTTCCTCGTGGCGGTGCCGTTCATCGACCGCGGCCCGGAACGCGACTGGCGCAAACGCCCGCTGGCCACCGCCGTGCTTGCCTTCTGCATCGTGCTGGCGCTCGCCCTCATCATCTGGGGCAAGGTCACCACCATGACCCATTCGATGTGACGGGACGGCGGACGGCGTTATGATCGAGATCGAAATTCTGACCAAGGCCGACTGCTGTCTGTGCGACGAGGCGAAAGAGGTGGTCGAGGCGGTGCTCGCCGACTACCCGGCGACGCTCACGCTCACGGACATCGAATCCGATGCCGCCCTGTTCGAGGCGTACAAGGAAAAGATTCCCGTGGTGCGGCTGAACGGCGAGGACAGTTTTATCTACAAAGTCCACCCCGTCACCCTGCGCAAGCGGCTGGAGGAAATCGACGGCGGTCAAAAATAATAAAGTTATCAAAAACAAAACTGAGACTTCACGGTCTTCTTGAATAGATGAGGAACGATTTATGGTACAGAAAACCGCGCTGACGGATGACGAGCTTCAGCAGAAACTGAAAGAGATGGCGCCGGAATGGAAGGTCGATAAAAACGAGAAGGGCCTGCCCTTCATCTACCGCGTGTACCGCGCCAAGGAGTATTTGAAAGGGATCGACTTCGTCCGCCAGGTGGCCGAGGAAGCGGAGAAGGAGAACCACCACCCCGACATCCTGATCCACTACAAACGCATCACCGTGCGTTACTGGACGCACACGGTCAGCGGCGTCACCCTGGCCGACGTCGAAATGGCCCAGCAGATCGACCCGCTGTTCGAGAAGGAGTGAGCTGGTCGCCGCAAGGTTGAATCGGTCTTAAACTTCTTCCTCTTCCTTCAGGATGTCGTCGAGGGTCTGGCGGCGGCGGGCGAGAATGCACTTGCCGCCGTCCACCATCACTTCCGGAAGCAGGGGCTGGGTGTTGTAGTTCGACGACATGACAAAGCCGTACGCCCCGGCACCCCCCACCACCATGATGTCGCCCGGGTTGGGCAAGGGCAGTTTGCGCGGCACGGGTTCCTCGTTTTCCTGCGTCAAGACATCGCCCGACTCGCACACCGGCCCGGCGACGATCACGTCCTGCTCCGGGCCCAGGTTGTCGCCCACAAACTGAATGGCGTGGTACGAGCCGTAGGCCATCGGCCGCAACAAATGACAGAAGCCGATGTTGCCCAGCACGTAGTCGAGGCGTTTGCCGTTTTCGTCGAGCGTGTGGTTGAGCGCCCGCACTTCGCCCAGCAGGTACCCGCTCCCGGCGACGAAGCGCCTTCCGGGCTCGATCTCACAGCGGATCTTGCGGCCGAAATGTTTTTCCAGAATGGCGAGGCGTTCCTCCAGGATGGGTTTGTAGGCGGAGACGTCGGCCTGCGGCTGGCCCTCGCGGTACTGGTACGGCAGGCCGCCGCCGAAATTGATCACCTCCACGTCGTCGAACTGCTTGGCGAACTCGACCAGCTTGCCGGTCAGGCGTTTCAGGTGCTCCATGTCGCCGCCGGAGCCGATGTGGATGTGCACGCCGTTGATGATGAGGCCGTATTCCTTCGCAATCGCCCGCGCCTCGTCGAGGCTCTGGTGCCAGATGCCGTGCTTGCTGTAGGGGCCGCCGGTGTTGGTCTTTTTCGAGTGGCCCGCGCCCTCGCCGGGGTTGATGCGGATGGACACCTTGTTCGATCCCTTGCCAAGCCGTTTCAGCGTCTGCCCGTACTCGCGGAGCATGCCCAGCGTGCCGCAGTTGGTGTACACGTTGTTCTCGATGCAGTACTCCGCGTCCGAGGCATGGAAGAACACGTCGCTGGTGAAGCACACTTCCGATG
Protein-coding regions in this window:
- the dnaE gene encoding DNA polymerase III subunit alpha; translated protein: MRHSNFVHLHVHTHFSLLDSSLRHEALFKRAEEFKMPAVTMTDHGNLFGAMEFYQGARKHGLKPIIGCEVYVAPESRLKKDDNFRLRDAAHHLILLARNQTGYENLVKLVTSGYLEGFYYKPRIDKELLAQHADGLIALSSCNRGELAHYINKENLPRALKMAEQYKEIMGDDNFYLELQDHKLDWQEPINKGLIEIGKKLDLPVVATNNCHYLDKEDFRSHEILLCLQTGKTMDDPYRMKYHSDEYYFKSPQEMEALFRDIPEAIENTIKIAERCNFDLETGRDNLPEYPVPEAHTLYSYLEEQSRLGLKERYEEMDKAGQAYDRTVYEDRLEEELAIIKKMGYPGYFLIVWDFIRYAREHGIPVGPGRGSAAGSLVAYSLRITNLDPIQYGLLFERFLNPERVSMPDIDIDFCMEKRDEVIRYVTDKYGGHDFVTQIITFGSMNAKGVIRDVGRVLGMTYGEVDKIAKLVPNRLNITLTDAMNEEPRFKEMSKENENIEELLNVALKLEGLPRHCSTHAAGVVISPKPLTEFLPLYKGNNDEIVTQFSMNNIEKLGLLKMDFLGLRTLTVIHNALRLIRESEGTELDLDAIPKDDAETYKLLSEARTRGVFQLESSGMRDLLLKMKPDSFEDIIALLALFRPGPLESGMVDDYVKRKHGTLEEKYELPQLKDILQETHGVILYQEQVMKIANVLAGFTLGDADLLRRAMGKKKPEEMAQQREKFYQGSHKNKIPDKKSERIFDLMEKFAGYGFNKSHSAAYALISYQTAYLKAHYPLQFFGALISSEMDNTDKVIRYINDCREMGIQMMPPDVNRSFRDFSIYEDKLVFGLGAIKNVGASAIDIIIETRNQVGEFTSLKQFCESVDLNKVNKRVIESLIKSGAFDSVGESRAGMMKHLQAYMDMGQSRQRDRQLGQSSMFDLLGEEEEEISVSSEPVEEWSDHDRLKFEKETIGFYVSGHPLMKYQKDIAWFTDANSANLSERPNGKEVSIAGVPFKIITKTTKKGDKMALMTLEDLQGTVEVTVWPETYKNSLEILEQDGPILVKGTVEADENWPKVIANEIRPLAEAKDYWKGTVHIHIRTPGLEKTTLHSVKDVLARHPGNNQLLVHFLFPEGGPARQRTVQATLKVKPCDEVIEQIEELLGENSINFE
- the ald gene encoding alanine dehydrogenase produces the protein MIIGVPKEIKEDEYRVSMTPAGVTELIADGHTVLVEETAGEGSGITDDDYARTGAKILSCKEVFEQADMIIKVKEPLPEEFPRLRENQILYTYLHLAPAPELTQGLLDRKVAGIAYETVQMEDGSLPLLVPMSEVAGRMSVHEGAKYLERENGGRGILLGGVPGVDPGHIVIIGGGIVGMNAAKMAIGTSARVTLLDIDLERLRFIDDIFNGRVKTIMSNKLNLCEYTAMADLVIGAVLLTGARSPKLITRDMLKSMRTGSVVVDVGIDQGGILETSRPTTHSDPIFEVEGVIHYCVANMPGAVARTSTYALTNATLPYARELAHKGFKTALVESRPLRHGLNVYKGHVTHPVVAEALGMEYVPFEKLLD
- a CDS encoding arginyltransferase, whose translation is MLAHFIDSKPFQCGYFKDRQSLFEEYLLEDISEVEFDYMLAHGMRHFGEYYFRPRCGTCHECVPIRVRVDEFRMTRSQKRALKACEGIEIRMGLPQFTKQKFRLYLEHKKRFHALQDDVEDEQNFRLSFYVNTPFGMEFEYYYNGDLVGVALADVTQRSFSAIYTFYTNPAPQMSLGTFSVLKQIQLCQRRGIAYYYMGYFISHNHSLAYKANFRPNEIYVNNQWKPFRNAEGDYLVPENQVCWVNNDALVKAASHPDRTMQSI
- a CDS encoding TIGR04283 family arsenosugar biosynthesis glycosyltransferase, with amino-acid sequence MEPTLNVSVIIPTWNESRLLPDTLERLKGIAPYEILIGDGGSDDDTQDIAERHGVRCIASARGRAVQMNAAAGQAQGDLLLFLHADSHLDEAGFQRMVAVMKRGRHIGGAFSLEIDSPKPALRTISRLATLRSRYLNLVYGDQGIFVLPEVFRELGGFSPLPICEDLDFFRRLKKRGRTVLLRESISTSARRWHAEGLVWTTSRNILIASLFLMGFSPTRLSKWYPPKR
- a CDS encoding CYCXC family (seleno)protein, which produces MGKKQSKKNKKAAASPSTNKKYTLPAVFAAVLGAILMGGYLFTQPPATPVASATGHLIETRPVLTPALFTGKAALAYRYAAEIPKVIDSQFCYCYCKRDHGHKTLLTCFTTMHGSKCGVCIDEVIYAYELYKSGKTLDEIVKAVDDRFYRPYKRHL